GAGGAATGGAACACTCACATCTGGATGTTCGGTGTAACACTCCTCTAAACGTCGGCGGGGAAGGAAGTTCAGCTTCGTCTTCACGCACGGTAACGCTTCCGACTCATTATGGTAGATCACCTCGGGCTGGGCAGACAGCACCACCCGATCGACCTTGTACTCGTTCTCGACGATGACCATGAGCAAATTCGAGCGGGGTATACGCTTCGCAAAGTACGGTTGATACAGCAGGCTGCAAGAGTAAGAGTAAGTTTTGCTAGAGAACTCGGAACTAGTGTCGACGACCACTACTGCAATTCCACTTACTCTTCCatggccggtggtggtggttcgtAGAAAAAGCCATCGCCCTTGATGAACTTCTCCTGCTGCATCACGTACAGGTTCGATTCTTAATCACACGGCTCGTAAACGATCTCCTTCTTGATCTCTTTCGGGCGGTTGAAGTACTCCTCCTCTCGCCACGTGTATCTTTTTCGGTTTGGATGGGCGCGTATCGTCATAGTCATCGTACTCATCTAAAAATCGGGAACAAATTCTCCTTCAGCATCTTTTTTCTGATATCCTTTTAGTAGATATTGAAGCATCACTTACGTCCAAAGTAGTCCGGACTGGGTATACCGTGCACCCAAAAGTCAAACCGGGACAGCATCATGGCGATCTCGGCAATCAACCACTTGAGGCCTAGCATGAACACCTTCATTGGCTGCaagtgggagaaaaaaaaggtaagcATTAGTTTTGTGGATCA
This genomic window from Anopheles merus strain MAF unplaced genomic scaffold, AmerM5.1 LNR4000232, whole genome shotgun sequence contains:
- the LOC121601929 gene encoding uncharacterized protein LOC121601929, with the protein product MQQEKFIKGDGFFYEPPPPAMEDLLYQPYFAKRIPRSNLLMVIVENEYKVDRVVLSAQPEVIYHNESEALPCVKTKLNFLPRRRLEECYTEHPDEELVAQCGSGTRLTMQLTVVISTIVSLFVILSMCPNC
- the LOC121601930 gene encoding uncharacterized protein LOC121601930 gives rise to the protein MITVFDLQGLCEYERVVENDAIALLHPMKVFMLGLKWLIAEIAMMLSRFDFWVHGIPSPDYFGHEYDDYDDTRPSKPKKIHVARGGVLQPPERDQEGDRLRAV